A genomic stretch from Planctomycetaceae bacterium includes:
- a CDS encoding deoxyguanosinetriphosphate triphosphohydrolase: MNTPREIFEQHQAAFLAPCAVREGDSGGRRYDESEHPYRTCFQRDRDRIIHCSAFRRLDFKTQVFVPHECDHFRTRMTHTLEVAQIARNLARALRLNEDLAEAVALAHDLGHPPFGHAGEAALNDLMAAHGGFEHNRQSLRVVDYLEHPYPAFRGLNLTQAVRECLAKHETAYDKPSAEEFDPTLAGPLEGQLVDMADAIAYTSADLEDSLAAGLISLEHVNRLALWRRAWSAAQAADPDAGMVHTRIRACKGVLAAMADDVIASTLAVLETIKPKSPDDIRRSGRKCVVFSEALAGEVAAMQRFLYDRVYTFGESAARAEASGKILRELFAAYVRDPARMGPRYLRRSQEEGLQRVVCDYLAGMTDRFCKQAHAALG; this comes from the coding sequence GTGAATACTCCACGCGAGATATTCGAGCAGCACCAGGCCGCCTTTCTGGCGCCTTGCGCCGTGCGCGAAGGCGACAGCGGCGGGCGGCGGTACGATGAGAGCGAGCACCCGTACCGTACGTGCTTTCAGCGAGACCGCGACCGGATCATCCACTGCTCGGCGTTCCGGCGGCTGGACTTCAAGACGCAGGTCTTCGTCCCGCACGAGTGCGACCACTTCCGTACGCGAATGACGCACACGCTCGAAGTCGCCCAGATCGCCCGCAACCTCGCGCGGGCCCTGAGGCTCAACGAGGACCTCGCCGAAGCCGTCGCCCTCGCCCACGACCTCGGCCATCCGCCCTTCGGACACGCCGGCGAGGCGGCGCTGAACGATCTGATGGCCGCCCACGGCGGCTTCGAACACAACCGCCAGTCGCTGCGCGTGGTTGACTATCTTGAACATCCTTACCCGGCGTTTCGCGGGCTCAATCTCACCCAGGCCGTTCGCGAATGCCTTGCCAAGCACGAGACGGCTTACGACAAACCTTCCGCAGAGGAGTTCGACCCCACGCTGGCCGGTCCGCTCGAGGGCCAGCTCGTCGACATGGCCGACGCGATCGCCTACACCTCGGCCGACCTGGAAGACTCGCTGGCGGCGGGGCTGATCAGCCTCGAACACGTCAACCGCCTGGCGTTGTGGCGGCGGGCATGGTCAGCCGCCCAGGCGGCCGACCCCGACGCCGGCATGGTCCACACGCGTATCCGTGCCTGCAAGGGCGTGCTGGCGGCGATGGCCGACGACGTGATCGCCTCCACGCTGGCGGTTCTGGAGACGATCAAGCCGAAAAGCCCTGACGACATCCGCCGCAGCGGTCGCAAGTGCGTGGTCTTCTCCGAGGCCCTGGCCGGCGAAGTGGCGGCCATGCAGCGGTTCTTATATGATCGCGTCTACACCTTCGGCGAAAGCGCCGCCCGCGCCGAGGCATCGGGCAAGATCCTCCGCGAGCTGTTCGCCGCCTACGTACGAGACCCGGCCCGGATGGGCCCGCGATATCTCCGCCGCAGCCAGGAAGAAGGCCTCCAGCGAGTCGTCTGCGACTACCTGGCCGGAATGACCGACCGCTTCTGCAAACAAGCCCACGCCGCCCTGGGGTGA
- a CDS encoding HIT domain-containing protein, whose protein sequence is MREHDSGGKQNRNIWAPWRMEYIETLSDSCESGGGCFLCRAAEQGDRQQENLVVWRGQHCLTVLNRYPYTGGHAMVAPVEHVGDMEALDDATLLEMMHMVVDFQKVLQRAVHSQNFNIGINIGRAAGAGLPGHLHVHIVPRWGGDTNFMDVLGDVRVIPVSLEDIYKQITATAAQMGLGPKTE, encoded by the coding sequence ATGCGTGAACATGACAGCGGCGGAAAACAGAATCGCAACATCTGGGCTCCTTGGCGCATGGAGTATATCGAGACGCTCTCGGATTCGTGCGAGAGCGGGGGGGGGTGCTTTCTGTGCCGTGCCGCTGAGCAGGGCGACCGCCAGCAGGAGAACCTCGTCGTATGGCGCGGGCAGCACTGCCTGACGGTGCTCAACCGCTACCCCTACACCGGCGGGCACGCGATGGTGGCCCCGGTCGAGCACGTGGGCGACATGGAAGCGCTCGACGACGCGACGCTTCTGGAGATGATGCACATGGTCGTCGATTTCCAGAAGGTGCTGCAGCGGGCAGTGCATTCGCAGAATTTTAACATCGGGATCAACATCGGCCGCGCCGCCGGCGCTGGCCTGCCCGGGCACCTGCACGTGCATATCGTTCCGCGCTGGGGCGGCGACACGAATTTCATGGACGTCCTGGGCGACGTGCGAGTCATCCCCGTCTCGCTGGAAGATATCTACAAGCAGATTACCGCAACGGCCGCACAGATGGGGCTGGGACCCAAAACGGAATGA
- a CDS encoding PEP-CTERM sorting domain-containing protein has protein sequence MLIMMIGAIFCCGTAAAWAASSPMLADAHAIPEPATAALVAMGGLIAIAGFRHRHSSN, from the coding sequence ATGCTCATCATGATGATCGGCGCGATCTTCTGTTGCGGCACCGCGGCGGCTTGGGCCGCATCGTCGCCAATGCTGGCCGATGCTCACGCTATTCCAGAACCGGCCACTGCGGCGCTTGTGGCCATGGGCGGGCTGATAGCCATCGCAGGGTTCAGACATCGACATTCGTCCAACTGA
- a CDS encoding PEP-CTERM sorting domain-containing protein (PEP-CTERM proteins occur, often in large numbers, in the proteomes of bacteria that also encode an exosortase, a predicted intramembrane cysteine proteinase. The presence of a PEP-CTERM domain at a protein's C-terminus predicts cleavage within the sorting domain, followed by covalent anchoring to some some component of the (usually Gram-negative) cell surface. Many PEP-CTERM proteins exhibit an unusual sequence composition that includes large numbers of potential glycosylation sites. Expression of one such protein has been shown restore the ability of a bacterium to form floc, a type of biofilm.), whose product MMHCYRKLSGSVLLVAALAVTSAPVAAATISDSFTGTAPSAYWSVLQDAPAQLWLEQDDRINVLSSAAGSASNDAIYLSDGASGFRLRTDSDFVITIDYDVTTFTGSGLIALNLGVGNDLDGQDSAAIGFVCSSNPLLNQLLVPAYRINDVETSVPMVPVASSGTLLVQYDSAVDILTLGLDDGISFHRVKLPGLVRTTWNATSLWVAFGARGQGLVFSSGDATLDNLTINGHFTAVPEPATLAMILAGGALAMLRRRRSRRS is encoded by the coding sequence ATGATGCACTGTTACAGGAAGCTGTCGGGGAGCGTTCTTCTGGTTGCGGCTTTGGCCGTGACATCCGCTCCGGTCGCCGCGGCGACAATATCCGACTCCTTTACCGGCACGGCCCCGTCGGCGTATTGGAGCGTGCTGCAGGATGCACCGGCGCAGTTGTGGCTGGAGCAGGACGATCGGATCAACGTACTTTCGTCGGCGGCGGGCAGTGCATCCAACGACGCCATCTATCTCAGCGACGGCGCATCGGGCTTCCGCCTGCGGACCGACAGCGACTTCGTGATCACGATCGACTATGACGTAACCACCTTCACCGGCAGCGGGTTGATTGCATTGAATCTCGGCGTGGGCAACGACCTGGACGGCCAGGATTCGGCGGCCATCGGTTTTGTCTGCTCATCGAACCCGCTGCTGAACCAACTGCTGGTCCCGGCGTATCGGATCAATGACGTCGAGACGAGCGTGCCGATGGTTCCCGTTGCCAGTTCGGGGACGCTGCTGGTCCAGTACGACTCAGCCGTCGACATCCTGACGCTGGGGCTTGATGACGGCATCTCGTTTCATCGCGTGAAGTTACCCGGCCTCGTGCGCACCACCTGGAACGCGACGAGCCTCTGGGTAGCTTTCGGCGCACGCGGCCAGGGCCTGGTGTTCTCCAGCGGCGACGCGACGCTCGACAATCTGACCATCAACGGGCACTTCACGGCCGTCCCCGAGCCGGCGACGCTTGCCATGATTCTCGCCGGCGGCGCGCTGGCGATGTTAAGAAGGCGCAGATCACGTCGGAGTTGA